The Deinococcus koreensis genome window below encodes:
- a CDS encoding branched-chain amino acid ABC transporter permease, translated as MTDFLSTYGFLIVTMIQAGLLGLSLYFPLQAGQLSLASPGFYALGGYVAAIMLTNPAFAGLRDALGNGVFVLTWVVAAVLSGLLGLAVGVPALRLRGIYLALATIAFVEILRVVSLNLSFTGGAVGIFGIPQSFGFQDRWQYIFIFGPLLILTLLFARQLERSRVGRALRAIREDELAADAMGVPPTQYKVLAFVIGAVLAGIVGAMSAPFLNTWNAKQGTFDASIAILAFVLIGGSRNIWGPVVGGALLTAIPEVLRFLADWRLVINGLVLVVASLYLPQGIVGALERLRRAPPPQRPASPPPLPTAEVKP; from the coding sequence ATGACCGACTTTCTCTCCACCTACGGCTTCCTGATCGTGACCATGATCCAGGCGGGCCTGCTGGGCCTCAGCCTGTACTTTCCCCTGCAGGCCGGACAACTGAGCCTCGCCTCGCCCGGCTTCTACGCGCTGGGCGGCTACGTGGCGGCGATCATGCTGACCAACCCCGCCTTCGCCGGGCTCCGTGACGCGCTGGGGAACGGCGTGTTCGTGCTGACCTGGGTCGTGGCGGCCGTGCTCAGCGGCCTGCTGGGCCTGGCGGTCGGCGTGCCGGCGCTGCGGCTGCGCGGCATTTATCTGGCGCTGGCGACCATCGCTTTCGTGGAGATCCTGCGCGTCGTGTCGCTGAACCTGAGCTTCACGGGCGGCGCGGTGGGCATCTTCGGGATTCCGCAGAGCTTCGGCTTCCAGGATCGCTGGCAGTACATCTTCATCTTCGGGCCGCTGCTGATCCTGACCCTGCTGTTCGCGCGGCAGCTGGAACGCTCGCGGGTGGGCCGCGCCCTGCGCGCCATCCGCGAGGACGAGCTGGCCGCCGACGCCATGGGCGTGCCGCCCACCCAGTACAAGGTGCTGGCCTTCGTGATCGGCGCGGTGCTGGCCGGCATCGTGGGCGCCATGAGCGCGCCCTTCCTGAACACCTGGAACGCCAAGCAGGGCACCTTCGACGCCTCCATCGCCATCCTGGCCTTCGTGCTGATCGGGGGCTCGCGCAACATCTGGGGGCCGGTGGTGGGCGGCGCGCTGCTGACCGCCATTCCCGAGGTGCTGCGCTTCCTGGCCGACTGGCGCCTGGTGATCAACGGCCTGGTGCTGGTCGTGGCCAGCCTGTACCTGCCGCAGGGCATCGTGGGCGCGCTGGAACGCCTGCGCCGCGCCCCGCCGCCGCAGCGGCCCGCCTCTCCCCCACCCCTGCCCACCGCCGAGGTCAAACCATGA
- a CDS encoding ABC transporter ATP-binding protein, which yields MTAPHPDPTVVLQARNMTRRFGGLIAVNDVSFDVYEGEIFGLIGPNGAGKTTLFNLMTGLTPPSAGTLTYRGTTVTGLQPNRVAALGMSRTFQNIRLFRGLSALENVKIAQHVRTRAGLWQGVFGTSRPEEAQVERRAWELLDLVGLSDRAGELASNFSYGDQRRLEIARALATEPRVLLLDEPAAGMNTSEKGQLTAFIREVRDRFDLTVLVIEHHVPLVMNLCDRVAVLNFGLLIAMGDPASVQRDPKVIEAYLGGE from the coding sequence ATGACGGCCCCCCACCCTGACCCCACGGTCGTGCTGCAGGCCCGCAACATGACCCGGCGCTTCGGCGGCTTGATCGCCGTGAACGACGTCTCCTTCGACGTCTACGAGGGCGAGATCTTCGGGCTGATCGGCCCCAACGGCGCGGGCAAGACCACGCTGTTCAACCTGATGACCGGCCTGACCCCGCCCAGCGCAGGCACCCTGACCTACCGGGGCACCACGGTCACCGGCCTGCAACCCAACCGCGTGGCGGCGCTGGGCATGAGCCGCACCTTCCAGAACATCCGCCTGTTCCGGGGGCTCTCGGCGCTGGAGAACGTCAAGATCGCCCAGCACGTCCGCACCCGCGCCGGGCTGTGGCAGGGCGTGTTCGGCACCTCGCGGCCCGAGGAGGCGCAGGTCGAGCGCCGCGCCTGGGAACTGCTCGATCTGGTGGGCCTGAGCGACCGCGCGGGCGAGCTGGCGAGCAACTTCAGCTACGGCGATCAGCGCCGCCTGGAAATCGCCCGCGCGCTGGCGACCGAGCCGCGCGTGCTGCTGCTCGACGAACCGGCGGCCGGCATGAACACCTCGGAAAAGGGGCAGCTGACCGCCTTCATCCGGGAAGTGCGCGACCGCTTCGACCTGACCGTGCTGGTCATCGAGCACCACGTCCCGCTGGTGATGAACCTGTGCGACCGGGTGGCCGTGCTGAACTTCGGCCTGCTGATCGCCATGGGCGACCCGGCCAGCGTGCAGCGCGATCCCAAGGTCATCGAAGCCTACCTGGGAGGAGAGTGA
- a CDS encoding ABC transporter ATP-binding protein, which translates to MPLLEIENLSVNYGAIQAVRGLSLHVEEGEIVTLIGANGAGKTTTLRAVSRLQRPAAGRIVLAGRDITRIPADEAVRSGIAQSPEGRQVLARQSVQDNLELGAYTRRGPQVKADIYEMYERFPRLGERKDQLAGTLSGGEQQMLAIARALMSRPRLLLLDEPSLGLAPIIVREIFTIIRELNEQGVTILLVEQNAKLAMNSSNRTYVLEAGQMTFGGDSAQLVNDERVLHAYLGG; encoded by the coding sequence ATGCCGCTGCTGGAGATCGAGAACCTGAGCGTGAACTACGGCGCCATCCAGGCGGTGCGCGGGCTCTCGCTGCACGTCGAGGAGGGCGAGATCGTCACGCTGATCGGCGCCAACGGGGCGGGCAAGACCACCACGCTGCGCGCCGTCTCGCGCCTGCAGCGGCCAGCGGCGGGGCGCATCGTGCTGGCCGGGCGCGACATCACCCGCATTCCCGCCGACGAGGCGGTGCGCAGCGGCATCGCCCAGAGCCCGGAGGGGAGGCAGGTGCTGGCCCGCCAGAGCGTGCAGGACAACCTGGAGCTGGGGGCGTATACCCGCCGGGGGCCACAGGTGAAAGCGGACATCTACGAGATGTACGAGCGCTTTCCGCGCCTGGGCGAGCGCAAGGATCAGCTGGCGGGCACCCTGTCGGGCGGCGAACAGCAGATGCTGGCCATCGCCCGCGCGCTGATGAGCCGCCCCCGATTGCTGCTGCTCGACGAGCCCTCGCTGGGGCTGGCGCCGATCATCGTGCGCGAGATCTTCACCATCATCCGCGAGCTGAACGAGCAGGGCGTGACCATCCTGCTGGTGGAGCAGAACGCCAAGCTGGCCATGAACTCGTCCAACCGCACCTACGTGCTGGAAGCCGGCCAGATGACCTTTGGCGGCGACAGCGCCCAGCTCGTGAACGACGAGCGCGTGCTGCACGCGTATCTGGGGGGCTGA
- a CDS encoding CAP domain-containing protein, which produces MFTPRLIPVMLSALLLASCGGAPTESAPPTGDTPPDGVMAQLLKDLNAARGKAQQCGTQRFPAASPVTWNTQLTAAAHAHALDMANRNYFDHVSPEGGLMEQRVEAAGYVNWRELGENIAAGYTASTVMQGWLDSEKHCATLMDPLLREVGISVVETVSPGNKYANYWVQDFGTR; this is translated from the coding sequence ATGTTCACACCCCGCCTGATTCCAGTGATGTTGTCCGCCCTGCTGCTCGCCTCGTGCGGCGGCGCGCCCACCGAATCCGCCCCCCCCACGGGCGACACGCCCCCCGACGGCGTGATGGCGCAGCTGCTCAAGGATCTGAACGCCGCGCGGGGCAAGGCCCAGCAGTGCGGTACCCAGCGCTTCCCCGCCGCCAGCCCGGTGACCTGGAACACGCAGCTCACCGCCGCCGCGCACGCGCACGCCCTGGATATGGCCAACCGCAACTACTTCGATCATGTCTCGCCGGAAGGTGGCCTGATGGAACAGCGCGTCGAGGCCGCCGGCTACGTGAACTGGCGTGAACTCGGCGAGAACATCGCCGCCGGCTATACCGCCTCCACGGTCATGCAGGGCTGGCTGGACAGCGAAAAGCACTGCGCGACCCTGATGGATCCGCTGCTGAGGGAAGTGGGGATCAGTGTCGTCGAAACGGTCAGCCCAGGCAACAAGTACGCCAACTACTGGGTGCAGGACTTCGGCACGCGCTGA
- a CDS encoding tetratricopeptide repeat protein translates to MNPNLITISLLVAALLGAATAQTTPAVPAPAPTAPAPAAPAPAQAAPATPTRPVPAANYVALGVFNYEQGKYDEAYVAFRAASELDPKNTDALLGLGRSQVKLRLYSAAIESLKRLISLDSRNISGYIALAQAYQQQYIGAGDRASVAGNLAEALRVLADADTLAQGQSGNDRSVSLSKVWNERGYVYKLQGQGTQAIEAFKQASTLNPDNSIFLYNLGDMYYATGNLPLALDYLQQAVIADPRDPYNRAYYAKLLALSGNITAARPEAAQAARLAPRNAYAVGQYGVVSYLAKDVATAGTQLDAAVKLDPLRYPEFYYYLGRLKLDAGDLRSARDNLTRAAALGSNTPEYAYYLGLSYERGSGNVAPDRIKARESYERALKLSPNYKLAQDGLTRVR, encoded by the coding sequence GTGAACCCAAATCTCATCACCATCAGTCTGCTCGTCGCGGCGCTGCTGGGCGCCGCGACCGCCCAGACGACCCCGGCGGTGCCCGCACCCGCGCCGACCGCGCCCGCCCCCGCGGCCCCCGCCCCGGCCCAGGCGGCGCCGGCGACCCCCACCCGGCCCGTGCCCGCCGCGAACTATGTGGCCCTGGGCGTCTTCAATTACGAGCAGGGCAAGTACGACGAGGCCTACGTGGCCTTCCGCGCCGCCTCGGAGCTCGACCCGAAGAACACCGACGCCCTGCTGGGGCTGGGCCGCTCGCAGGTGAAGCTGCGCCTGTACAGTGCCGCCATCGAGTCCCTGAAGCGGCTGATCAGCCTGGACAGCCGGAACATCAGCGGCTATATCGCGCTGGCCCAGGCGTACCAGCAGCAGTACATCGGGGCCGGCGACCGCGCCAGCGTGGCGGGCAATCTGGCCGAGGCGCTGCGCGTGCTGGCCGACGCCGACACGCTGGCCCAGGGCCAGAGCGGCAACGACCGGTCGGTCAGCCTGAGCAAGGTCTGGAACGAGCGCGGCTACGTGTACAAACTGCAGGGTCAGGGCACGCAGGCCATTGAGGCGTTCAAGCAGGCCAGCACCCTGAACCCCGACAACTCGATCTTCCTGTACAACCTGGGCGACATGTACTACGCGACCGGCAACCTGCCGCTGGCGCTGGACTACCTGCAGCAGGCCGTGATCGCCGATCCGCGCGATCCCTACAACCGCGCCTACTACGCCAAGCTGCTGGCCCTGAGCGGCAACATCACGGCCGCGCGCCCGGAAGCGGCGCAGGCCGCCCGTCTGGCCCCCAGGAACGCCTACGCGGTCGGCCAGTACGGCGTGGTCAGCTACCTCGCCAAAGACGTGGCCACGGCCGGCACGCAGCTCGATGCCGCGGTCAAGCTCGATCCGCTGCGCTACCCGGAGTTCTACTACTACCTGGGGCGCCTGAAGCTCGATGCCGGCGACCTGCGCTCGGCACGGGACAACCTGACGCGGGCCGCCGCCCTGGGCAGCAACACCCCCGAATACGCCTACTACCTGGGCCTGAGCTATGAACGCGGCTCCGGGAACGTGGCTCCCGACCGCATCAAGGCCCGCGAGAGCTACGAGCGCGCCCTGAAACTGAGCCCCAACTACAAACTGGCGCAGGACGGCCTGACCCGGGTGCGTTGA
- the coaE gene encoding dephospho-CoA kinase (Dephospho-CoA kinase (CoaE) performs the final step in coenzyme A biosynthesis.): MSPAPSPLKRLGLTGSIGAGKSTVAALLRERGLTVLDADEQARLVTGEPEVLSELARRFPGSVQGGVLDRAALADTVFGDPARLAELNALIHPRVRARMAALEAQAAARGEPWVVQDVPLLFEGGLEAGMDAVLVVDAPLEVRLSRVMARSGLSRDEVLARDARQLPASEKRRRATVVLDNAGTPDDLARQVDAALKRLSVHPETSGGNGQT, encoded by the coding sequence ATGTCCCCGGCTCCCTCTCCGCTCAAGCGCCTGGGCCTGACCGGCTCCATCGGGGCGGGCAAGAGCACGGTGGCCGCGCTGCTGCGCGAACGCGGCCTGACCGTGCTGGACGCCGACGAACAGGCCCGGCTGGTCACCGGGGAGCCCGAGGTGCTGAGCGAACTCGCGCGGCGCTTCCCGGGCAGCGTTCAGGGCGGCGTGCTCGACCGCGCGGCGCTGGCCGACACCGTGTTCGGCGACCCCGCCCGGCTGGCCGAGCTGAACGCCCTGATCCACCCCCGCGTGCGCGCCCGGATGGCGGCGCTGGAGGCCCAGGCGGCGGCCCGTGGAGAGCCCTGGGTCGTGCAGGACGTTCCCCTGCTGTTCGAGGGCGGACTGGAGGCGGGGATGGATGCCGTGCTGGTCGTGGACGCGCCCCTGGAGGTGCGCCTGAGCCGCGTGATGGCCCGCTCCGGCCTGAGCCGGGACGAGGTGCTGGCCCGCGACGCCCGCCAGCTGCCCGCCAGCGAGAAGCGCCGGAGGGCGACCGTGGTGCTGGACAACGCCGGCACTCCGGACGACCTGGCGAGGCAGGTGGACGCCGCGCTGAAGCGGCTCAGCGTCCACCCGGAGACCTCGGGGGGGAACGGTCAGACCTGA
- a CDS encoding CTP synthase — MKYIFVTGGVVSSLGKGVASASLGALLRARGYRVSAVKIDPYINIDAGTMRPYEHGEVFVTASGAETDLDIGNYERFLDLDIPPGSNITTGQVYQEVIRKERAGDYLSQTVQVIPHVTDEIKRRIRAAGESAGAEIVLIEVGGTVGDIESLPFLEAIRQFRFDEGDENVLFLHLTLVPYLGTSNEFKTKPTQHSVATLRSVGISPDIVMVRSKEKLPPEITRKIALFTSVRENRVFSSYDVSHVYEVPLALEEQGLGKVVEDLLGLERTMPNLGVWTNAVRTIKQPSREVTIAIAGKYTAMPDAYLSLMESLTHAGIANDARVNIKWVNAEELADGEEGDLQGPLGDADGILVPGGFGIRGIEGKIRAAEYARTRGVPYLGICLGMQIAVIEYARHVAGLSGANSAEFDEYAPHRVIDLMPEQLDVAGMGGTMRLGDWPMELREGTTIAALYGVPQGGTVRERHRHRYEVNPAYVAQLQGAGLTVSGVTPGMNGRGAGLVESIEIAGHPFFVALQAHPEFKSRPMRPSPPFAGFVAAALERRHSGADSRAHAVQV; from the coding sequence ATGAAATACATCTTCGTCACCGGTGGCGTGGTCAGTTCCCTGGGCAAGGGAGTCGCCAGCGCGTCCCTGGGCGCCCTGCTGCGGGCGCGCGGCTACCGCGTGTCCGCCGTCAAGATCGACCCCTACATCAACATCGACGCGGGCACCATGCGGCCCTACGAGCACGGCGAGGTCTTCGTGACCGCGTCGGGCGCCGAGACCGATCTGGACATCGGCAATTACGAGCGGTTCCTCGATCTGGACATCCCGCCGGGCAGCAACATCACCACCGGGCAGGTCTACCAGGAGGTGATCCGCAAGGAGCGCGCCGGGGACTACCTCTCGCAGACCGTGCAGGTGATCCCGCACGTCACCGACGAGATCAAGCGCCGCATCCGCGCGGCGGGCGAGAGCGCGGGCGCCGAGATCGTGCTGATCGAGGTCGGCGGCACGGTGGGCGACATCGAGTCGCTGCCCTTCCTGGAGGCCATCCGCCAGTTCCGCTTCGACGAGGGCGACGAGAACGTGCTGTTCCTGCACCTGACGCTGGTGCCGTACCTGGGCACCTCCAACGAGTTCAAGACCAAGCCGACCCAGCACTCGGTGGCGACCCTGCGCTCGGTGGGCATCAGCCCGGACATCGTGATGGTCAGAAGCAAGGAGAAGCTGCCGCCCGAGATCACGCGCAAGATCGCGCTGTTCACCTCGGTGCGCGAGAACCGGGTCTTTTCCTCCTACGACGTCTCGCACGTCTACGAGGTGCCGCTGGCGCTGGAGGAGCAGGGGCTGGGCAAGGTCGTCGAGGATCTGCTGGGCCTGGAGCGCACCATGCCGAACCTGGGCGTCTGGACGAACGCGGTGCGGACGATCAAGCAGCCCTCGCGCGAGGTGACCATCGCCATCGCGGGCAAGTACACCGCCATGCCCGACGCCTACCTCTCGCTCATGGAGTCGCTGACCCACGCTGGGATCGCCAACGACGCCCGCGTGAACATCAAGTGGGTGAACGCCGAGGAGCTGGCCGACGGGGAGGAGGGCGACCTGCAGGGGCCGCTGGGCGACGCCGACGGCATCCTGGTGCCCGGGGGCTTCGGCATCCGCGGCATCGAGGGCAAGATCCGCGCCGCCGAGTACGCCCGCACCCGGGGCGTGCCCTACCTGGGGATCTGTCTGGGCATGCAGATCGCCGTGATCGAGTACGCCCGGCACGTGGCGGGCCTGTCGGGCGCCAACTCGGCCGAATTCGACGAATACGCCCCGCACCGCGTCATCGACCTGATGCCCGAGCAGCTGGACGTGGCCGGCATGGGGGGCACCATGCGGCTGGGCGACTGGCCCATGGAACTGCGGGAGGGCACCACCATCGCCGCTCTCTACGGGGTGCCGCAGGGAGGCACGGTGCGCGAACGCCACCGCCACCGCTACGAGGTCAACCCGGCCTACGTGGCGCAGCTGCAGGGCGCCGGCCTGACGGTCAGCGGGGTCACGCCGGGCATGAACGGGCGCGGCGCGGGACTCGTCGAGAGCATCGAGATCGCCGGGCACCCCTTCTTCGTGGCGTTGCAGGCCCACCCGGAATTCAAGAGCCGGCCCATGCGCCCCAGCCCGCCCTTCGCCGGCTTCGTGGCGGCGGCGCTGGAACGTCGGCACTCGGGCGCGGACTCAAGGGCCCACGCCGTTCAGGTCTGA
- a CDS encoding PilW family protein: MSAAPCGGPRAGPPPSAGFTLIELLVAVALGLAILVVASDLLISSSRSASDVQGRNELLQESQIAQNYLVGQLREAVYVFPQGTALTLGSSGYATQNPVSGGQTWTVNAGAPIVAFVRPPSLLPGSPDPLVSGSTVGSCKNAAGAGVNDQRACYKFMAYYPVSRSVWVGGATSENRPAEDSANPTRWVLVEYRSNYLDPPSLASLSAAAYSRTGGEARLLLDYVQPPALALPDTPPLFQTGNLGGGSAVNQRPGDFNVTVNLAVSRRIGRRDVTVPGRGASALDSVTTVVVVPRNLGNLPD, translated from the coding sequence ATGAGCGCGGCCCCCTGTGGCGGCCCGCGTGCAGGCCCGCCGCCCTCTGCCGGCTTCACGCTGATCGAGCTGCTGGTCGCGGTGGCGCTGGGGCTGGCGATCCTGGTGGTCGCCAGCGACCTGCTGATCTCGTCGTCGCGCTCGGCCTCGGACGTGCAGGGGCGCAACGAGCTGCTGCAGGAGAGTCAGATCGCCCAGAACTACCTGGTCGGCCAGCTGCGGGAGGCGGTGTACGTGTTCCCGCAGGGCACGGCCCTGACCCTGGGCAGCTCGGGCTACGCGACCCAGAATCCGGTCAGCGGCGGGCAGACCTGGACGGTCAATGCCGGCGCGCCCATCGTCGCCTTCGTGCGCCCGCCCAGCCTGCTGCCGGGCTCGCCCGACCCGCTGGTCTCCGGCTCCACGGTCGGGAGCTGCAAGAACGCCGCCGGTGCCGGCGTGAACGACCAGCGCGCCTGCTACAAGTTCATGGCCTATTACCCGGTCTCGCGGAGCGTCTGGGTGGGCGGCGCCACCAGCGAGAACCGCCCGGCCGAGGACAGCGCCAACCCGACCCGGTGGGTGCTCGTGGAGTACCGCAGCAACTACCTCGACCCGCCCAGCCTGGCCAGCCTCTCGGCGGCGGCCTATTCCCGGACGGGCGGCGAGGCGCGGCTGCTGCTGGACTACGTGCAGCCCCCGGCGCTGGCCCTGCCGGACACGCCGCCCCTGTTCCAGACGGGGAACCTCGGCGGCGGCAGCGCCGTGAACCAGCGGCCGGGTGACTTCAACGTGACCGTGAACCTGGCCGTGTCGCGCCGGATCGGGCGGCGGGACGTGACGGTGCCCGGCCGCGGCGCCAGCGCCCTGGATTCCGTGACCACCGTGGTCGTGGTGCCCCGCAACCTGGGCAACCTGCCCGACTGA
- a CDS encoding prepilin-type N-terminal cleavage/methylation domain-containing protein produces MARPTDFQARAGFTIIEVIVTIALLSVIVLVVLTPLTGFFGLTRRSNQQVDATQATQRALETIRGEWLNLGRYDQACITLPLPATTPPLQVEVTNLDPDGQPLGAAPWRVDCTAGTLLSPPDTSPLRRVQVTRQDSSGRVLSQLSVLVDRP; encoded by the coding sequence GTGGCGCGGCCGACTGATTTCCAGGCGCGCGCCGGCTTCACGATCATCGAGGTCATCGTGACCATCGCCCTGCTGAGCGTGATCGTGCTGGTGGTGCTCACCCCGCTGACCGGCTTTTTCGGCCTGACCCGCCGCAGCAACCAGCAGGTCGATGCCACCCAGGCGACCCAGCGCGCCCTGGAGACCATCCGGGGCGAGTGGCTGAACCTGGGCCGCTACGATCAGGCTTGTATCACCCTGCCCCTGCCCGCCACCACGCCGCCCCTGCAGGTCGAGGTCACCAACCTCGATCCCGACGGCCAGCCCCTGGGCGCCGCGCCCTGGCGGGTCGACTGCACTGCGGGCACGCTGCTCAGTCCGCCCGACACCTCACCGCTGCGGCGCGTGCAGGTCACGCGGCAGGACAGCAGCGGCCGGGTGCTCTCCCAGCTGAGCGTGCTGGTGGATCGGCCATGA
- a CDS encoding pilus assembly FimT family protein encodes MRRPSRTAKRRAAGFTLLELLLVIAILGIVAGIFSWFLLRSLRQTELRDAGAQLVADLRRARSDAQKSGQVTTLQLDPLKTGYTVRVGAGTPAARELPHRVMVETETGPPQVLYQPPFGTLDDSGVVWRLRSLSYTDLQLYVKVVGITGKVMLSGAAD; translated from the coding sequence ATGAGGAGGCCCTCGAGGACGGCCAAGAGGCGGGCTGCCGGCTTCACGCTGCTGGAGCTGCTGCTGGTGATCGCCATCCTGGGCATCGTCGCCGGCATCTTCAGCTGGTTTTTGCTGCGGAGCCTGCGCCAGACCGAGCTGCGCGACGCCGGGGCCCAGCTGGTCGCCGACCTGCGCCGGGCCCGCTCGGATGCCCAGAAGTCCGGGCAGGTCACGACCCTGCAGCTCGATCCCCTCAAGACCGGCTACACCGTCCGGGTCGGCGCCGGCACGCCCGCCGCCCGTGAGCTGCCGCACCGGGTCATGGTCGAGACCGAGACGGGGCCGCCGCAGGTGCTGTACCAGCCGCCCTTCGGCACCCTGGACGACAGCGGGGTGGTGTGGCGGCTCCGCAGCCTCTCGTACACCGACCTGCAGCTCTATGTGAAGGTCGTCGGGATCACGGGCAAGGTGATGCTCAGTGGCGCGGCCGACTGA
- a CDS encoding DUF4900 domain-containing protein, whose product MQAPHRTQGATLIVSLLFVMLILAVIMAVTAQVTLSTRRSTADQQRVLSARYAAESGVAQVQARLRVMKALTDASSIPPTVGNSVVEARIRDLCGVTVLPPATPAGARVCEFPDDRLSNASQVSIFRLAIGADKFAQQGFTRVSEADRDAFWTGMFSGPGGTEYAGSSGAGRYQARFGLAPTELRRYPGGYRLYFTVPPLASAGTDGPATQNLQARATSSGAAATYFLSIGRPSFATYALFTNHHFQSEAAEQEGKRINFTKRTIFSGPVHTNQHFLFEGDAGGQPIFWGEVTSAGCPDGRIGTVIVEGKSRPGCTVAEDPGAYFDSSAGTFVRDEEMTPSRAAPASGDNRPVFNSTVQWDRDFIPLPVNSNDQNAAARTGGLYLSGDVTRLQLFRDVIAGSERQRISYEQGGVLVQLQYGEDGRLFLWQGGAWVSAGRDADGKIVASGTQTTFNGVISVDGGGIQDLNGGPNVAQAGPEGASIASFAGVTVAATGTVNVTSSLKYTDPPCAGQNTEAAPARCENLGARNILGVYSSAGNIDLISPESCGGSCPNIGADPEIHAVMMASQGAVQVKAFDQGPPLGIVNLIGGVIENYYGAFGQFSASGPTHGYGRNFVYDPRTSDGYAPPAFPTQQNWTIELGSVGAEGGEQVLDKNAGGRGIRLQGDSVSVGSGRP is encoded by the coding sequence ATGCAGGCCCCCCACCGAACCCAGGGCGCGACGCTGATCGTGTCGCTCCTGTTCGTCATGCTGATCCTCGCTGTGATTATGGCCGTGACCGCCCAGGTGACCCTGTCGACCCGCCGCTCGACCGCCGATCAGCAGCGGGTGCTCAGTGCCCGCTACGCCGCCGAATCCGGCGTGGCGCAGGTGCAGGCCCGGCTGCGGGTCATGAAGGCGCTGACCGACGCCTCCAGCATCCCGCCGACGGTGGGCAACTCGGTGGTCGAGGCGAGGATCAGGGACTTGTGCGGCGTGACGGTTCTGCCCCCGGCCACGCCGGCGGGAGCGCGGGTCTGCGAGTTCCCGGACGACCGCCTGAGCAACGCTTCCCAGGTGTCGATCTTCCGGCTGGCCATCGGGGCCGACAAATTCGCCCAGCAGGGCTTCACGCGGGTCAGCGAGGCCGACCGGGACGCCTTCTGGACCGGCATGTTCTCCGGCCCGGGCGGCACCGAGTACGCGGGGAGCAGCGGGGCCGGGCGCTATCAGGCGCGGTTCGGTCTGGCGCCCACCGAACTCAGGCGTTACCCCGGCGGCTACCGGCTGTATTTCACCGTGCCCCCGCTCGCCTCGGCGGGCACCGACGGGCCGGCCACCCAGAACCTCCAGGCGCGGGCGACCTCCAGCGGCGCCGCCGCGACCTACTTCCTGAGCATCGGGCGGCCGTCGTTCGCCACCTATGCGCTGTTCACCAACCACCATTTCCAGAGCGAGGCGGCCGAGCAGGAAGGCAAACGCATCAACTTCACCAAGCGCACCATCTTCAGCGGGCCGGTGCACACCAACCAGCACTTCCTGTTCGAGGGCGACGCGGGGGGCCAGCCCATCTTCTGGGGCGAGGTCACCAGCGCCGGGTGCCCGGATGGCCGGATCGGCACGGTGATCGTCGAGGGGAAGTCCAGGCCCGGCTGCACGGTGGCCGAGGATCCTGGTGCCTACTTCGACTCCTCGGCCGGCACCTTCGTCAGGGACGAGGAGATGACCCCTTCGAGGGCCGCCCCCGCGTCCGGCGACAACAGGCCGGTCTTCAACAGCACGGTGCAGTGGGACAGGGACTTCATTCCCCTGCCGGTCAACAGCAACGACCAGAACGCGGCCGCCAGGACGGGCGGCCTGTACCTGAGCGGCGACGTGACCCGGCTGCAGCTCTTCCGCGACGTGATCGCCGGCAGCGAGCGCCAGCGCATCAGCTACGAGCAGGGGGGCGTGCTGGTGCAGCTCCAGTACGGCGAGGACGGCCGGCTGTTCCTGTGGCAGGGCGGCGCCTGGGTCAGCGCCGGGCGCGACGCCGACGGGAAGATCGTCGCCTCGGGCACCCAGACGACCTTCAACGGCGTGATCTCGGTGGACGGCGGCGGCATCCAGGATCTCAACGGCGGCCCCAATGTCGCGCAGGCCGGGCCGGAGGGCGCCAGTATCGCCAGCTTCGCCGGAGTGACTGTGGCCGCCACCGGCACTGTGAACGTCACCAGCAGCCTGAAGTACACCGATCCGCCCTGCGCGGGACAGAATACCGAGGCCGCTCCCGCCCGCTGCGAGAACCTGGGCGCCCGCAACATCCTGGGCGTGTACTCCAGCGCCGGCAACATCGACCTGATCAGCCCGGAGAGCTGCGGCGGAAGCTGCCCCAACATCGGGGCCGATCCCGAGATCCACGCCGTCATGATGGCCAGCCAGGGGGCCGTGCAGGTCAAGGCTTTCGACCAGGGGCCGCCGCTGGGGATCGTCAACCTGATCGGCGGGGTGATCGAGAACTACTACGGCGCCTTCGGGCAGTTCAGCGCCTCCGGCCCCACCCACGGCTACGGCCGCAACTTCGTCTACGACCCGCGCACCTCGGACGGCTACGCCCCGCCCGCCTTCCCCACCCAGCAGAACTGGACGATCGAGCTGGGCAGTGTGGGCGCAGAGGGCGGCGAGCAGGTGCTGGACAAGAACGCCGGGGGCCGGGGCATCCGGCTGCAGGGCGACTCGGTGAGCGTGGGGAGCGGGCGCCCATGA